The nucleotide window TTCCTCACCGCGTCGCTGGCCTCGGCATATGTGATGTACGGCTTCGACACGGCCTCCTCGCTCGGTGAGGAGTCCAAGGACCCCGGCCGCAACGCCCCCCGGGCGATCCTGCGGGCACTGGTCGCCTCCTTCATCATCGGCGGCCTGATCCTGCTGTTCGCCCTGCTGGCCGTGCCCGATCTGCACGCCAAGCAGCTGTCCGTGGACGGTCTGCAGTACGTGGTGCTCTCCACGCTCGGATCGACCGTGGGACAGATCGTGCTCTGGTGTGTGGTCATCGCGATCACGGTGTGCGAGCTGGCGGTGCACACCGCCGGCATCCGGCTGGCGTTCGCGATGGCCCGGGACAACAACCTGCCGGCCGCCTCCCTGCTCGCCAAGGTCAGCCCGCGCTTCCAGACGCCGGTGCTGCCGGCCGTCATCATCGGGCTGGTGGGCATCGGCATCCTGCTCATCAACGTCAACCAGCCGCAGATCTTCTCGGTGATCACCAGCATCGCGATCATCATGATCTATCTGGCGTATCTGGCGGTCACCCTGCCGATGCTGGTCCAGCGGCTGCGCGGCAACTGGACACCGGTCAAGGGGAGGTTCTCCCTCGGCAGGTTCGGCCTCCCGGTGAACGTCCTGGCCGTCCTCTGGGGCTTCGCCATGTCCCTCAACCTCGCCTGGCCGCGCGCCGCGGTCTACAACGCGACCGGCCCCCAGCACTGGTATCTGCGCTGGGGCGCCTTCCTGTTCATCGGAGTCGTGGCGATCGGCGGGTTCGCCTACTACTGGTTCGTCCAGCGCAAGAAGACGGGCGTTTTGGCCATGCATGCCGCCGTCGCCTCCGACAGCGGCACCCCGGGCGACAGCGGCGCCCCCACCCCCTGATCTGGAGCGGCACGATGTCCCGAGAAGCGCCTGTGGACGAGTTCGACTACGTGGTGGTCGGCGGCGGCACGGCCGGAGCCGTCGTCGCGGCCCGGCTCAGCGAGGACCCGGCGGTCAGCGTCTGCCTCCTGGAGGCCGGCCCCTCCGACGTCGGTGACGACGACATCCTGCGCCTGGACCGCTGGATGGGGCTGCTGGAGTCCGGCTACGACTGGGACTATCCGGTCGAGCCCCAGGAGAACGGCAACAGCTTCATGCGGCACGCCCGTGCCAAGGTGCTCGGCGGCTGCTCCTCGCACAACTCCTGCATCGCCTTCTGGGCCCCGGCCGAGGACCTCGACGAGTGGGCCGCGATGGGCTGTACGGGCTGGAGCGCGGCCGACTGCTTCCCGCTCTACCAGCGGCTGGAGAACAACGACGCCCCCGGCGACCACCACGGCCGCAGCGGCCCGGTGACCCTGCGCACCATCCCGCCCAACGATCCGTGCGGGGTGGCCCTCCTGGAGGCCTGCGCGGCGGCCGGCATCCCGACGACGCCGTTCAACACCGGCCGGACCGTCATCCGCGGCGCGCACTGGTTCCAGATCAACTGCCGCCCGGACGGCACCCGTTCCTCGTCCTCGGTGTCCTACCTCCACCCCGTCATGGGCACCCGCAAGAACCTCGAGGTACGCACCGGACTCCAGGCCAGACGCCTGAACTTCGACTCCTCCCGGCGCTGCACCGGCGTGGACTACCTCGCCCCCGACCTGGTCCACACCCGCACCGTCCACGCCCGCCGCGAGACCGTCGTCTCCTGCGGCGCCATCGACACCCCGAAGCTGCTCATGCTCTCCGGCATCGGCCCGGCCACCCATCTGCGCGCCACCGGCATCGACCCGCTCGTCGACTCCCCCGGCGTCGGCTCCTTCCTCCAGGACCACCCGGAGGGCGTGATCATGTGGGACGCCCGGCGGCCCATGGTCACCTCGTCCACCCAGTGGTGGGAGATCGGCATCTTCGCCGACACCGAACCCGGCCTCGACCGCCCGGACCTGATGTTCCACTACGGCGCGATGCCGTTCGACATGAACACCTACCGCCGCGGTTACCCGACCTCCGAGAACGCCTTCTGCCTCACCCCGAACGTCACCCGCGCCCGCTCCCTGGGCACCGTACGTCTGCGCACCCGCGACTTCCGCGACAAGCCCATGGTCGACCCGCGCTACTTCACCGATGAGCACGATGTGCGCGTCATGACCGCGGGACTCCGCCTGGCCCGCGAGATCATTTCCCAGCCCCCCATGGCCGACTGGGCCGGCACCGAACTCGCCCCCGGCCCCTCCGCCCGCTCCGACGCCGACCTGCTCGACTACATCCGCACGACCCACAACACCGTCTACCACCCGGCCTGCACCGTCCGCATGGGCGCGACGGACGACCGGGCGACCCCGCTCGACCCCCAACTCCGCGTGAAGGGCGTCACCGGCGTGCGCGTGGCCGACGGCTCCGTGATGCCGTTCCTGCCCGCCGTGAACCCGTGCATCACCACCATGATGATCGGGGAGAAGTGCGCCGACCTGCTGCGTACCGCCTGATCAAGGCACACTGACGACCTACGAGGTGGGCTCCCTTCGCCGGCATTGTCCGGATCAGGTGCTAGGGGTCGCCTTCCGGTCTCACGACCTTCCAGCCTCTCAGCCCGACCTTCCTTCATGTCCTCGGCGAGAGCCAGAACTCTCTTCCCCGAGGCCCGTCCGGTCGAACTCCCTCGCTCGCCCCGTAGGCCTTGTACCAGGATACTCCGGAACAAGAGGGATGGAAGGGGTATTTTGCCGCCCATCCCACAGCCTCACGCAGGGAGAAAAGCCCTGGTCACGAGGGGTCTGCGCGGGGACCTGAGGCACATGCGAGCCCTGCGTGAACAAACGGCCACCATCCGTATACACCGGCTTCGCCAAACCGGTGCCGTCCGGACGTGGAGCCGGTCGCCATGTTCTCCCTCGGCAGGCCCTACCGCCCCTTCGCCGTACGTAACCCGTCTTCGTGATCGAGCCGTCGAACCGACCGGTAAAGCGCCGCGATATCCCGAACGCGCGGCGGAGAGGGGCAGCACGCAAAACAACGGGTTGTGACCGTGTGGCCGCAACCCGCTGCGATGTGCTTCGCTGTGTGTCCGAGGGGAGAATGGAACCCTACGCACATGCCGGTATTGCGGGGTGAGTTGCACTTGCCGTAACAGCCGGTTCGGCCCCTGGGCGGGGGCCGCAAAGAGAGGCTGGTCGTGTTGCACGCCATTTGGCCTGTGGAGATTCGCTCGTGGTGACTGTGTCGATGCACCTACCAAAGACACGGGTCGGCGGACTTGGTGATGAGTCAAAGTGCGACACAGACGGTCTCCGAGGACCTGGGCAAACGATTGGGAAGCCTCCGGCCTCGGCGCCCCGGCAGACGTCGGAAGGCTCGCCCGCCGGGTCGGTGAGTTGGAGCAGGAGGTCCTCGGCCACCGCGCGGAACTCGCCGAACGGGACGAGGACTTCGCCGCGGCACGAACGGCCAACCGCAAGCTGATGGCCCCGGTGAACCACTGACCGGGTCAGCGGCGGCAGCCCACCACGCCAGCGCAGCCGCGTTGATGGCCAGGTGCACCACGTTGCCGGCGGCAAGGACCAAGACGTTCGCCGGGCCGGACGGAACGGCCACCGGCGAGCCCTGGTTCCGCTGCACGTCGCCCCGCCCCCGGCGCAAGGTCAGCACCAGCAGGTTGCGCACCCGGACCGGATACTTCGCGGCACGAGTGCGGTCCAGGACGATATGCGTCACCACAATCACCGTCAGGTCGAACGGAGACTGCGTGATCAGGGGGAACGGCAGTCCGTGCGTGGCGCCATGCACGAGGGCAGGCGACCAGCGCTTGACCTTCTCGGTCACCATCCAGTAAGACTGCATGAGGTAGTCGCCGACCAGATGCGGGAAAGAGGCCCCGTTGCGCGACCACGACAAGATCTCCTCGGCCTGCACCACGAGCGGGCGAGCCCCCGCCCGCAAGCCTGAGGCCGCAGTACGCGCCCAGGTCCCGCATCTCCTCGCTCTTCAGAGTACGGCCGGAAACGCCGCCGTTGTACAGATGCTCCGCCAGGCCAGGCGCCCCCGGGCCCAAAAACAGCACCAGTACGGTGTCGGCTGCGGCCACCAGGACGCACAACGCCAGATGCAGCGCTCCGCAGTCCACAACGTCCTGCGCGCCGGCGGGCGACCTTTGGACGTTGCCACCCGTACGGACATGGAGGCCCGCTTCGGCGCGGACTTCTCCGACGTCCGGATCCACACCGACGCCTCCGCCAAGAAATCCGCAGCCGAAGTCGGCGCCCGCGCTTACACCAGCGGCAACCACATCGTCATCGGCGACGGCGGCAGCGACAAACACACCCTCGCCCACGAACTCGCCCACATCATCCAACAACGCCAAGGCCCCGTCGCCGGTACCGACGATGGGACGGGCCTGAAGATCAGCGACCCGTCCGACCGCTTCGAACGCGCGGCCGTGGCCAACGCCACCCGCGCCATGAGCCTCGGCCCCAGCCCGGCGGGCTCGGCCCAACGGGCAGTGGAGCGCTCAGCGCCGCAGTCCGCATTGAAGGCAGGGCCGCTGGCCGTACAGCGGGCGGGGGAGATCACCCCCCTCGACGCATCCGCGCGGGCCGGCACCTTCGGCCAGGACGAAGTCGAACCCGGAGGCATGGGGACGGTCGCGCTCGTGCCCGCCGTGCTCAGCGACCAACTGGACCTCTTCGCGATCGCCGACAAGTACAACACGGGATTCACCGGGGAGACGGCGCCCGTGGACCGATTCGCCCTGGTGATCGGGGTGAACTGTTGGCTCCAGCGACAGGAGAGCGCGGCTGCCAAGGAGACCTTGCTCAGGAACAAGATCAACGACTTCACGAGCCGCTGGGACAACAACCGATTCCGGGTCGAGGTCGTCGGATTCACCTGGGCCGACCACAGGGTCTCGTCCACCGCGAACATCAACCAGGCCACCATCCCCTACGGCGAGATCAGGGACCAGATCCTGCGCCACCCCGTGGTGAGCGAACTGGTCCGAGGGCTGACGGACCGTGGCAGGGACCATGTCTATCTGCACACCGGCGACTCCGACACCCAGTCGTTCGACACCAAGGCGGGACCGCTGTTCTCGGCAGCCGCCAAGGTCCTGGACACCGGGGAGAAGGACCTGTTCAGCGGCGGCTACACGGCCTCCGAGGACACCAAGGACACCGACGAAGGCATCCTGATCTGGCACGCCAATCAGGTGGACCTCGCCGTCCGGAACGCCATGGCCGAGGTGAATCCACGCTCCGTTTACTACCCCGAGCCGAACACCTTCGTGAAGGTGAAGACAGACTGGGACATGGACCAGCTGGAGGACGGCATCTCCTTCGGGACCGGCAGGCTGGAGGGCGAGCAGTTGGTGAACTCGCTGCGCTCCAAGCGTGACAACGTGACAGAGGGCTTCGACTCCCGGTACGCGATCACCACCGACATGGACCGGGTCGGCACGAACGTCGGGGGGCACAGGAAGGGCCAGGCTGTCACCGAAGACACGCTCAAGAAGCTCTTCGACCTCGCACAGAGCCATGCCAGGAAGCAGGAGTGGCAGGACCGCGTCGCCACGGTGTACGGACTGGACAATGACGTGAAGCTGGCCCTGGCCGAACTCGTCTACGCGAAAGTGACCGACCTGAGCGTGCTCAGGAGTCTGGCCGCCAAGAAACTGACCTCCAACAGCCCCATCGACACCAAGGGCCTCAAGGCCAGGATCAGGGAGAACCAGATGCTGGCGAAGCTCGATGACCAGGTGGTGGAGATTGCGTTCCGGAGCAGGAACAGTCTGCTCTACGCAGTCAGCCGCGCCTACAAGGAGCTGGGTCGCTGAACCGTCGCTCGCGGACCCCGCCCCCTGGGGTCGATGGGCTTCCCGGGCTCGCACTCCGAGCAACCCCGGGAGAAAGTACGGGTGTGCTTTGCGCTTTGGAGAAGGCATCGGCACTCCGTCGGGAGCCGGCCACCCCCGCTCCTCTGCCGGGCATGCCGCGATTCCTGAGCCCGCATCCCGCTCCTCCTCCACCGACTACCGCCCCTGAGCAACGACTCCACCGGCCGTCATGCCATAGCCGACTACGGGCGACCCCGCACGTCTCTCCCTCATCCGTAGTTCACGGGGAGACGTCGTATCCCACTCCCACCGGGTGCGCCCAAGGTCTTTCGCAGCGTGACCATACTCTGACAACGCCCTCTGTCTCCGGATAAAATGGGCGCTGGGGCGACCGTCCTTCAAGCGGTGGCCCTGGGCTTCATCGACCACGGAGGGGTAGGCGGATGCGCTCGTACAGGGGGCAACACCTCGACGAAAGCCGTCGGACGGGTTCGGCGACGCTTACCAGCCCCGCACACCAGGCCGTGACACGGCCGTTAGCGCCGCCGGCCGCCGGGTTGGCCGATCTGCAGCCCGTCCTGGGCAACCGCGCCGTGGCACTGGTCGCCGAGCAACGCGCCGCAAGGGGGCGTCTCGGTGAGCTGCTCACCGGACGGGACAGCGGTACCCGGCAGATCCGTACCAGCCATGTCAGGGCCGCCCTGACCCGACGTCTCACCGAGGGTCCGGTGTTCAGCGCCGACGAGCTCCGGAACATCCAGATCCTCTCCCGGTCACCGGAGTGGCTCGACGACATCGGCATCGGCCGCTACGAGGACGCCGAAAAGTACACCGAGAAGGGCGACTATCGCACTTGGCTGCGGCTGCAGCCGGGTCGCCGCCTGCTCATCGCCACCCTGGAGTGGACGAGGCGCCGGCCGGAAGAGGGCCAGCCGACTCCCACCAGTCCCGCATACACCCTCGGCCGTCACCTGGCCCTGCGCGGCTCCCTGCCCGACGACGCGCGAAAGAGCGCCGAAGAAGAGCGTGATCGGCAGATCCACGGGACCTTCGTCGACACGCTGGATCCCCGCGCCGCCCTCGTACCGAACGACCCGGACGCGTGGCGGAAGGACGCCCGGGCCCGGACCATCCTGACCCACGTCTTTCTGATCCTGCAGAACGGCCTGAAGGTGTACAAGGAAGGCGCGGATCACATCGACTTCAGGGAAGGAGACGTCGCCCGCGCGCTGGCCCACGGCGGACGGGTCAACATCCGGATCCCGCAACTGGAGGTCAGGGATTCCGCCTTCGCGCTCACCGACTGGCTCGGGGTGACCCGCGACGGCGGGCACGAGGTGAATCCCGCAGAGCGACGCGCCTTCGGCACCCACCACATGAAGATCGGCGAGAACAGGGACGGCGTCGCGGGCAAGTTCAGGGAGCAGGGTGGCAAGCTCGCCTCGGTGAAGAACGTCGTGCAGTTCGGAAGCAGGTTCGAGCGGGTGCGGCTCTACGGCCTCGATCTGGCCGCCGGTGGCCTGGGCAGCCGCGACTTCAATGGCGACGTGGTCCTCCCGGACGGTGGGCACGGCCATATGTTCCTCGGCTTCACCCCGCCGCGCCGCAATCGCGCCGGTGCCCTGCAAGTGGGAATCGAGACCACGTCACCGGGTGGCCCCAGCCCGGTCGGGTACCGGCACACGTGGCGCTCCACCGAGGCCACCGCCAACCCGGAATCCAGCTTCTACGGGCACAAGAAGGACAAGATCGGCGAGGGGAAGCTGGCCGTGAACCAGCGCTACGTCGACATCGGCGAGTTCCGGACCCCGACGGGCGGCGGCTGGATGCGG belongs to Streptomyces sp. NBC_01454 and includes:
- a CDS encoding eCIS core domain-containing protein gives rise to the protein MQRSAVHNVLRAGGRPLDVATRTDMEARFGADFSDVRIHTDASAKKSAAEVGARAYTSGNHIVIGDGGSDKHTLAHELAHIIQQRQGPVAGTDDGTGLKISDPSDRFERAAVANATRAMSLGPSPAGSAQRAVERSAPQSALKAGPLAVQRAGEITPLDASARAGTFGQDEVEPGGMGTVALVPAVLSDQLDLFAIADKYNTGFTGETAPVDRFALVIGVNCWLQRQESAAAKETLLRNKINDFTSRWDNNRFRVEVVGFTWADHRVSSTANINQATIPYGEIRDQILRHPVVSELVRGLTDRGRDHVYLHTGDSDTQSFDTKAGPLFSAAAKVLDTGEKDLFSGGYTASEDTKDTDEGILIWHANQVDLAVRNAMAEVNPRSVYYPEPNTFVKVKTDWDMDQLEDGISFGTGRLEGEQLVNSLRSKRDNVTEGFDSRYAITTDMDRVGTNVGGHRKGQAVTEDTLKKLFDLAQSHARKQEWQDRVATVYGLDNDVKLALAELVYAKVTDLSVLRSLAAKKLTSNSPIDTKGLKARIRENQMLAKLDDQVVEIAFRSRNSLLYAVSRAYKELGR
- a CDS encoding PE-PGRS family protein, which codes for MTRPLAPPAAGLADLQPVLGNRAVALVAEQRAARGRLGELLTGRDSGTRQIRTSHVRAALTRRLTEGPVFSADELRNIQILSRSPEWLDDIGIGRYEDAEKYTEKGDYRTWLRLQPGRRLLIATLEWTRRRPEEGQPTPTSPAYTLGRHLALRGSLPDDARKSAEEERDRQIHGTFVDTLDPRAALVPNDPDAWRKDARARTILTHVFLILQNGLKVYKEGADHIDFREGDVARALAHGGRVNIRIPQLEVRDSAFALTDWLGVTRDGGHEVNPAERRAFGTHHMKIGENRDGVAGKFREQGGKLASVKNVVQFGSRFERVRLYGLDLAAGGLGSRDFNGDVVLPDGGHGHMFLGFTPPRRNRAGALQVGIETTSPGGPSPVGYRHTWRSTEATANPESSFYGHKKDKIGEGKLAVNQRYVDIGEFRTPTGGGWMRFLEELKEDWARRLAAAGTDPVARRALYSELAGRRRDE
- a CDS encoding APC family permease yields the protein MTDPAASRPDTAADHAHDDEAIAELGYKPELKRTLGNFHTFAAGISYISILTGTFQLFYFGIAHGGPAYWWSWPMVFLGQLMVALCFCELAARYPVAGSIYNWAKKLGGPHVGWLGGWMMLTASMVSLSAVALAYQVTLPQISSWFQFIGDGTGKSAAENAVLLGTVLIAFTTLVNAFGVKLMARINSAGVAIELIAAIVLVLLLAAHIARGPSAVTETFGLGQGQSLGYFGAFLTASLASAYVMYGFDTASSLGEESKDPGRNAPRAILRALVASFIIGGLILLFALLAVPDLHAKQLSVDGLQYVVLSTLGSTVGQIVLWCVVIAITVCELAVHTAGIRLAFAMARDNNLPAASLLAKVSPRFQTPVLPAVIIGLVGIGILLINVNQPQIFSVITSIAIIMIYLAYLAVTLPMLVQRLRGNWTPVKGRFSLGRFGLPVNVLAVLWGFAMSLNLAWPRAAVYNATGPQHWYLRWGAFLFIGVVAIGGFAYYWFVQRKKTGVLAMHAAVASDSGTPGDSGAPTP
- a CDS encoding GMC family oxidoreductase, translating into MSREAPVDEFDYVVVGGGTAGAVVAARLSEDPAVSVCLLEAGPSDVGDDDILRLDRWMGLLESGYDWDYPVEPQENGNSFMRHARAKVLGGCSSHNSCIAFWAPAEDLDEWAAMGCTGWSAADCFPLYQRLENNDAPGDHHGRSGPVTLRTIPPNDPCGVALLEACAAAGIPTTPFNTGRTVIRGAHWFQINCRPDGTRSSSSVSYLHPVMGTRKNLEVRTGLQARRLNFDSSRRCTGVDYLAPDLVHTRTVHARRETVVSCGAIDTPKLLMLSGIGPATHLRATGIDPLVDSPGVGSFLQDHPEGVIMWDARRPMVTSSTQWWEIGIFADTEPGLDRPDLMFHYGAMPFDMNTYRRGYPTSENAFCLTPNVTRARSLGTVRLRTRDFRDKPMVDPRYFTDEHDVRVMTAGLRLAREIISQPPMADWAGTELAPGPSARSDADLLDYIRTTHNTVYHPACTVRMGATDDRATPLDPQLRVKGVTGVRVADGSVMPFLPAVNPCITTMMIGEKCADLLRTA